From a single Streptomyces sp. 1331.2 genomic region:
- the sigM gene encoding RNA polymerase sigma factor SigM, which translates to MTDGVDQTDDATLLARHVAGDREAFGLLVNRHRDRLWAVALRTLGDREEAADALQDALVSAFRAAAGFQGRSAVTTWLHRIVVNACLDRARRTATRRTTPLDEDPQRLDTLVGAAEPADSPVVRAELHREVTAALAALPAEQRAALVLVDMQGYPVAEAAELLGVAVGTVKSRCARGRARLLPLVRHLRESDGGTGVSRETTGAPGSAPPPRPDAPGNPKAPRTVTGTGPSTGRTILEGDASTR; encoded by the coding sequence GTGACGGACGGCGTGGACCAGACGGACGACGCGACGCTGCTCGCCCGGCACGTCGCCGGTGACCGGGAGGCCTTCGGCCTGCTGGTGAACCGCCACCGCGACCGGCTCTGGGCGGTCGCCCTGCGCACCCTGGGCGACCGTGAGGAGGCCGCCGACGCCCTCCAGGACGCCCTGGTCTCCGCCTTCCGCGCCGCCGCCGGGTTCCAGGGCCGCTCGGCGGTCACCACCTGGCTGCACCGGATCGTGGTCAACGCCTGCCTGGACCGCGCCCGGCGCACCGCCACCCGCCGCACCACCCCGCTCGACGAGGACCCGCAGCGGCTCGACACCCTGGTCGGCGCCGCCGAGCCGGCCGACTCCCCGGTGGTCCGGGCCGAGCTGCACCGCGAGGTGACCGCCGCGCTCGCCGCCCTGCCCGCCGAACAGCGGGCCGCGCTGGTCCTGGTCGACATGCAGGGCTACCCGGTCGCCGAGGCCGCCGAACTGCTCGGCGTCGCGGTGGGCACCGTGAAGAGCCGCTGCGCGCGCGGCCGCGCCCGACTGCTCCCGCTGGTCCGGCACCTGCGGGAGAGCGACGGCGGGACGGGTGTTTCACGTGAAACAACGGGCGCCCCCGGCTCGGCCCCGCCGCCGCGACCGGACGCCCCGGGGAACCCGAAGGCGCCCCGCACCGTCACAGGAACAGGCCCGAGCACCGGTCGGACGATTCTGGAAGGAGACGCGAGCACACGATGA
- a CDS encoding protein kinase family protein — protein sequence MADGTKAVVDTSTADAAADEAALAAAIDRLAVAKDAPGRARADAEAGATGSEDPASEDPVSGDTPEDSEDSEDGEDGEPSAAPEPSAAPEDSVAEETSEITAPLSVQEIRAELTADAPRKKPAPAAAPAPAKRLPTDPQPTFDPRDTATLPRTLPAPQRRSGDKIGHRYRLEECISESETFSSWRAVDEKLRRAVGVHLMASGHQRARKVLAAAKSAALLGDPRFVQVLDAVQEGELVYVVREWLPHSSDLARLLANGPMEPHEAYQMVRQVADAVAAAHRRGQAHLRLTPRCVLRTDSGQYRINGIAVDAALRGLPAEDSAEDPQRSDTRAIGALLFAALTHRWPYPEDRYDLQGLPRGLQNASPDQVRAGVHKGLSELAARALFDHPPHHAEPITTPEELVRAIAQLPRIRQPEPELPAFPTPPRHNTHALPTAPTPTRVADATVAPLPASSRPAAARRTRRRLRRVVKATAWTVALGAIGVASWQFVDNLRHTGGAVASPLPSVSSAAPSATHPTPHAPVPIAVKDVQSYTAPGTPSEGSDSPAKAVDGDSNTVWQTQWYVDQFGPKPPARRAGTGLMIDLGSQQTVSSVTVQFAGEHTAELRVPGTGAAARPMQSKPEDFTVIGKKSGTTVEYALDNPVTTRYLLIWLTALPKNSEGNFQGGVAEVKVSG from the coding sequence GTGGCTGATGGCACCAAGGCGGTCGTCGACACGTCAACAGCTGACGCGGCGGCGGACGAGGCCGCGCTGGCCGCGGCGATCGACCGGCTCGCGGTCGCGAAGGACGCCCCCGGGCGCGCCCGCGCGGACGCCGAGGCCGGGGCCACCGGCTCCGAGGACCCCGCCTCCGAAGACCCCGTCTCCGGGGACACTCCCGAGGACAGCGAGGACAGCGAGGACGGCGAGGACGGCGAGCCCTCCGCCGCACCGGAGCCCTCCGCCGCACCGGAGGACTCCGTCGCCGAGGAGACCTCGGAGATCACCGCTCCGCTCTCGGTCCAGGAGATCCGCGCCGAGCTGACCGCCGACGCCCCCCGGAAGAAGCCGGCCCCCGCCGCCGCGCCCGCGCCCGCCAAGCGCCTCCCCACCGACCCGCAGCCCACCTTCGACCCGCGCGACACCGCCACGCTCCCGCGCACCCTCCCCGCCCCGCAGCGCCGCAGCGGCGACAAGATCGGCCACCGGTACCGGCTGGAGGAGTGCATCTCCGAGTCCGAGACCTTCAGCAGCTGGCGCGCCGTCGACGAGAAGCTGCGCCGGGCCGTCGGCGTCCACCTGATGGCCTCCGGCCACCAGCGGGCCCGCAAGGTGCTGGCCGCGGCCAAGTCCGCCGCCCTGCTCGGCGACCCGCGCTTCGTCCAGGTCCTGGACGCCGTCCAGGAGGGCGAGCTGGTCTACGTCGTGCGGGAGTGGCTGCCGCACTCCTCCGACCTGGCCAGGCTGCTCGCCAACGGCCCGATGGAGCCGCACGAGGCGTACCAGATGGTCCGCCAGGTCGCCGACGCCGTCGCGGCCGCCCACCGCCGCGGCCAGGCCCACCTGCGGCTCACCCCGCGCTGCGTGCTGCGCACCGACAGCGGCCAGTACCGGATCAACGGCATCGCGGTGGACGCCGCCCTGCGCGGGCTGCCCGCCGAGGACAGCGCCGAGGACCCCCAGCGCTCCGACACCCGCGCGATCGGCGCCCTGCTGTTCGCCGCACTCACCCACCGCTGGCCGTACCCGGAGGACCGCTACGACCTCCAGGGCCTGCCGAGGGGCCTCCAGAACGCCTCCCCGGACCAGGTCCGCGCCGGGGTCCACAAGGGCCTGTCCGAGCTCGCCGCGCGGGCCCTGTTCGACCACCCGCCGCACCACGCCGAGCCGATCACCACCCCGGAGGAGCTGGTCCGGGCGATCGCGCAGCTGCCCCGGATCCGCCAGCCCGAGCCGGAACTGCCCGCCTTCCCCACCCCGCCCCGGCACAACACCCACGCCCTGCCCACCGCGCCCACCCCGACCCGGGTGGCCGACGCCACGGTCGCCCCGCTGCCGGCCTCCTCCCGCCCGGCCGCCGCCCGGCGCACCCGGCGGCGGCTGCGCCGGGTCGTCAAGGCCACCGCCTGGACGGTCGCCCTGGGCGCGATCGGCGTCGCCTCCTGGCAGTTCGTCGACAACCTGCGCCACACCGGGGGCGCCGTCGCCTCCCCGCTGCCCTCGGTCAGCAGCGCCGCGCCCTCGGCCACCCACCCGACGCCGCACGCGCCGGTGCCGATCGCCGTCAAGGACGTGCAGTCGTACACCGCGCCGGGCACCCCCTCCGAGGGGTCGGACAGCCCCGCCAAGGCCGTCGACGGCGATTCGAACACCGTCTGGCAGACCCAGTGGTACGTCGACCAGTTCGGCCCCAAGCCGCCCGCACGCCGGGCGGGCACCGGTCTGATGATCGACCTCGGCTCGCAGCAGACGGTCTCCTCGGTGACCGTCCAGTTCGCCGGCGAGCACACCGCGGAGCTGCGGGTGCCCGGCACGGGCGCCGCCGCCAGGCCGATGCAGTCCAAGCCGGAGGACTTCACCGTCATCGGCAAGAAGAGCGGCACCACGGTCGAGTACGCCCTGGACAACCCGGTCACCACCCGCTACCTCTTGATCTGGCTGACCGCCCTGCCCAAGAATTCCGAGGGCAACTTCCAGGGCGGCGTCGCCGAGGTCAAGGTCTCCGGCTGA
- the murJ gene encoding murein biosynthesis integral membrane protein MurJ, giving the protein MTGRSEERPPGRGESRPGAESPSGDWYVADTYAQDPYAADAYGNQRDGQDPYGLQAGRPAAPQPPAAAYDVPPQLPPQAGGYPTPVPPVPYPAAERFSPPVPPVQSGWDAPAQGGWQPEPAPAPAGDHWGGAEQPRQQWQPGPAHSAWDSETTEYVGVDALFGDRPAEAAAPQPVPQPAPAPHTTQHPAPPMAAQGGAPGTVPPGAPAPYPPVGGYPGQPQHLAADAPRPFVPPIEFDPPLSEEEATMQVAAVAVPPAVEPRADVLAEEEAARQQPAAAPAPAAGGGGGGGGGKVANLLNSSALMAAGTLVSRGTGFVRTMVITAAIGVGVMGDSYNAANTLPTLLYILIGGGALNAVFVPQLVRSMKNDEDGGTAYANRLLTLVMVGLGGVVFLAVLGAPVLVQLIAHSMMTDPERADTTVALARYCLPTIFFMGIHVVMGQILNARGRFGAMMWTPVLNNIVVIFTFSAYIWVYGGFGTTHVSPESISPEGVRLLGLGTLVGLVVQSLAMVPYLRAAEFRFRPRFDWRGHGLGKAARLAKWTFFFVLANQAGYLVITQLSTKAGEAAAAAGHNGVGLAAFSNALLIWQLPQAVITVSIMSAVLPRLSRAAADEDAGAVRDDISYGLRTTAVAVVPGAFLFLSLGPVIGRSIYAVGGNQTVLNDATNVGLMLSAFALGLIPYSAQYVMLRGFYAYEDTRTPFSNTVWVAVCQAGFSLLCWLLLPAQWTVVGMAFGYGLAYAVGVTVAVPKLKKKIGGLDTKRIGRTYSRLAAACVPAALVGFGAALGVQQVLGGWPGSVAALVVAGGLQLAVFVLIAKRLRIEELNAMLGMVRGRLGR; this is encoded by the coding sequence ATGACCGGGCGCAGCGAGGAGCGGCCGCCGGGCCGCGGTGAGAGCCGGCCGGGCGCCGAGTCGCCGTCCGGCGACTGGTACGTGGCCGACACCTACGCCCAGGACCCGTACGCGGCCGACGCCTACGGGAACCAGCGGGACGGCCAGGACCCGTACGGTCTGCAGGCCGGTCGCCCGGCCGCCCCGCAGCCGCCGGCCGCCGCGTACGACGTGCCGCCGCAGCTGCCGCCGCAGGCCGGCGGCTACCCGACGCCGGTGCCTCCGGTCCCGTACCCGGCGGCGGAGCGGTTCTCGCCCCCGGTGCCGCCGGTGCAGTCCGGCTGGGACGCCCCGGCGCAGGGCGGCTGGCAGCCGGAGCCGGCCCCGGCTCCGGCCGGCGACCACTGGGGCGGCGCCGAGCAGCCCCGGCAGCAGTGGCAGCCCGGCCCGGCGCACTCCGCCTGGGACAGCGAGACCACCGAGTACGTCGGCGTGGACGCGCTGTTCGGCGACCGTCCGGCGGAGGCCGCGGCCCCGCAGCCGGTGCCGCAGCCCGCCCCGGCCCCGCACACCACCCAGCACCCGGCCCCGCCGATGGCCGCCCAGGGCGGCGCCCCCGGCACCGTGCCGCCCGGCGCGCCCGCGCCGTACCCGCCGGTGGGCGGTTACCCGGGGCAGCCGCAGCACCTCGCCGCGGACGCCCCGCGCCCCTTCGTGCCGCCGATCGAGTTCGACCCGCCGCTCTCCGAAGAGGAGGCCACCATGCAGGTGGCCGCCGTCGCGGTGCCGCCGGCGGTCGAGCCGCGGGCCGACGTCCTCGCCGAGGAGGAGGCGGCCCGGCAGCAGCCCGCGGCCGCGCCCGCCCCGGCAGCCGGTGGCGGCGGCGGCGGTGGTGGCGGCAAGGTCGCCAACCTGCTGAACTCCAGCGCGCTCATGGCCGCCGGCACGCTGGTCTCCCGCGGCACCGGCTTCGTCCGGACCATGGTGATCACCGCAGCCATCGGCGTCGGCGTGATGGGTGACTCGTACAACGCGGCGAACACCCTGCCGACCCTGCTCTACATCCTGATCGGCGGCGGCGCGCTGAACGCCGTCTTCGTGCCGCAGCTGGTGCGCAGCATGAAGAACGACGAGGACGGCGGGACCGCCTACGCCAACCGGCTGCTCACCCTGGTGATGGTCGGGCTCGGCGGCGTGGTGTTCCTGGCGGTGCTCGGTGCACCCGTGCTGGTCCAGCTGATCGCCCACTCGATGATGACGGACCCGGAGCGCGCCGACACCACGGTCGCGCTGGCCCGCTACTGCCTGCCCACCATCTTCTTCATGGGCATCCACGTGGTGATGGGCCAGATCCTCAACGCCCGCGGCCGCTTCGGCGCGATGATGTGGACCCCGGTCCTCAACAACATCGTGGTGATCTTCACCTTCTCCGCCTACATCTGGGTCTACGGCGGCTTCGGCACCACCCACGTCTCCCCGGAGTCCATCTCGCCCGAGGGTGTCCGGCTGCTCGGCCTGGGCACCCTGGTCGGCCTGGTCGTCCAGTCCCTGGCGATGGTCCCGTACCTGCGGGCGGCCGAGTTCCGCTTCCGGCCCCGCTTCGACTGGCGCGGCCACGGCCTGGGCAAGGCCGCCCGGCTGGCCAAGTGGACGTTCTTCTTCGTGCTCGCCAACCAGGCCGGCTACCTGGTGATCACCCAGCTGTCCACCAAGGCCGGTGAGGCCGCCGCGGCGGCCGGCCACAACGGTGTCGGCCTGGCCGCGTTCTCCAACGCCCTGCTGATCTGGCAGCTCCCGCAGGCCGTGATCACCGTCTCGATCATGAGCGCGGTGCTCCCCCGGCTCTCCCGGGCGGCCGCCGACGAGGACGCCGGAGCCGTCCGCGACGACATCTCCTACGGCCTGCGCACCACGGCGGTGGCGGTCGTCCCGGGCGCGTTCCTGTTCCTCTCGCTCGGCCCGGTGATCGGCCGCTCGATCTACGCGGTCGGCGGCAACCAGACCGTCCTGAACGACGCCACCAACGTCGGCCTGATGCTCTCCGCCTTCGCCCTGGGCCTGATCCCGTACTCGGCCCAGTACGTGATGCTGCGCGGCTTCTACGCCTACGAGGACACCCGGACGCCGTTCTCGAACACCGTCTGGGTCGCGGTCTGCCAGGCCGGCTTCTCGCTGCTGTGCTGGCTGCTGCTGCCCGCCCAGTGGACGGTGGTCGGCATGGCCTTCGGCTACGGCCTCGCGTACGCCGTCGGAGTGACGGTGGCCGTGCCGAAGCTGAAGAAGAAGATCGGCGGCCTGGACACCAAGCGGATCGGCAGGACCTACAGCCGGCTGGCCGCCGCCTGCGTCCCGGCCGCACTGGTCGGCTTCGGTGCCGCCCTCGGCGTCCAGCAGGTGCTCGGCGGCTGGCCGGGCAGCGTGGCCGCGCTGGTGGTGGCCGGCGGCCTGCAACTGGCCGTCTTCGTGCTGATCGCGAAGCGCCTGCGGATCGAGGAACTGAACGCCATGCTGGGCATGGTCCGCGGCCGACTGGGCCGCTGA
- a CDS encoding DUF6049 family protein has translation MSEPTRHSGLGAHRQPGRADGPAGRRHPVRRAGLRLAAACAAALTVLAAAPAGALPAGGDVRSAADSTASAEFPVVLTIETLAPQVAAPNGTVTISGHVTNGGKSALKGAHAAVRKPGRPLDRRSDLTSVAGRSTPSSADGVELESPQYALPELNPGQTLPYTLSVAVNDLGMSASGVYELAVDAWGSTADNAHDRPLGIARTFLPYNPGGAEAQPTKVATIWPLVHAPVLAAQTVADNDQSVPVLHDDSLATEFAPGGRLYELVDTGAKLNGLTWVIDPDLLDAALAMTRPYRVQNPGTESAGKPAREDNTVLVNGSAAATAWLDKLRAAVAKPGSQVVSLPYADPDLASIAHNGADLTAVTTGLGKAATAGRLTVEGRLSVDTRSDVAWPYQGYVDQQIAGLAQQAGSGLLLVNGASMPEPDSLNYTPSAVRPIGNGQSAVVADETVSALFRGDLGAPKDQTEATQRFLAETYAITHEQPQNQRSLLVMPPRDLTVNTAKVLANALQTASDKWISPVKLDAVAQSAPDPKANTGVPAAADYPNQVRASELSASDLTGTADIQFGLDTLMRVLTLPQRVRGPFSAAMVRSLSTEWRTQAPAGAAYRTGVTKYLTELTNAVQVPPKKVVTLAGNTGLLQVSVRNDLTQTVTNLKLVLTSTQPNRLRVGKEEELVLPASQSATLRFQAEAHNNGPVNMTAQLWTTGPNPRPYSAPQPFTVEVTSVTNGVLYVFAGAGLLLLLAALRFMRQRKRRGGQPHEDGDQPVGDAPATGGAAARVPTADGTDEGGDGTDQAAGTADGDGPAGGETGDGPAQTPRGSSPDGRDRASSDEKVGP, from the coding sequence GTGAGTGAGCCGACACGGCACTCGGGCCTGGGGGCGCACCGACAGCCTGGACGGGCCGACGGCCCCGCCGGACGACGTCATCCCGTCCGTCGTGCGGGCCTGCGCCTCGCCGCCGCCTGCGCGGCCGCCCTGACCGTCCTCGCGGCCGCCCCGGCCGGTGCGCTGCCCGCCGGCGGCGACGTCCGGTCGGCGGCCGACTCCACCGCCTCGGCCGAGTTCCCGGTGGTCCTGACCATCGAGACGCTGGCCCCGCAGGTCGCCGCCCCGAACGGCACCGTGACGATCAGCGGGCACGTCACCAACGGCGGCAAGTCGGCGCTCAAGGGCGCCCACGCGGCCGTCCGCAAGCCCGGCCGTCCGCTGGACCGGCGCAGCGACCTGACCAGCGTGGCCGGGCGCTCCACGCCGAGCTCCGCGGACGGCGTGGAGCTGGAGAGCCCGCAGTACGCCCTGCCCGAGCTCAACCCGGGCCAGACCCTGCCGTACACCCTGAGCGTCGCGGTGAACGACCTGGGGATGTCCGCGAGCGGCGTGTACGAGCTCGCGGTGGACGCCTGGGGCTCGACCGCCGACAACGCGCACGACCGGCCGCTGGGCATCGCCCGGACCTTCCTCCCGTACAACCCCGGCGGCGCCGAGGCGCAGCCGACCAAGGTCGCCACGATCTGGCCGCTGGTGCACGCGCCGGTGCTGGCCGCGCAGACCGTCGCCGACAACGACCAGTCCGTCCCGGTGCTGCACGACGACAGCCTCGCCACCGAGTTCGCCCCCGGCGGGCGGCTGTACGAGCTGGTCGACACCGGCGCCAAACTGAACGGCCTGACCTGGGTGATCGACCCGGACCTGCTGGACGCCGCACTCGCGATGACCAGGCCGTACCGGGTGCAGAACCCGGGCACCGAGTCCGCGGGCAAGCCGGCCCGGGAGGACAACACCGTCCTGGTCAACGGCTCGGCCGCCGCCACCGCCTGGCTGGACAAGCTGCGGGCCGCCGTCGCCAAGCCGGGCAGCCAGGTGGTCTCGCTGCCGTACGCCGACCCCGACCTCGCCTCGATCGCGCACAACGGCGCCGACCTGACCGCGGTGACCACCGGCCTGGGCAAGGCGGCCACGGCCGGGCGGCTGACCGTCGAGGGCCGGCTCTCGGTGGACACCCGCTCCGACGTCGCCTGGCCGTACCAGGGCTACGTCGACCAGCAGATCGCCGGCCTCGCCCAGCAGGCGGGCAGCGGGCTGCTGCTGGTCAACGGGGCGAGCATGCCGGAGCCGGACTCGCTCAACTACACGCCCTCCGCGGTCCGCCCGATCGGCAACGGGCAGAGCGCCGTGGTCGCCGACGAGACGGTCTCCGCGCTGTTCCGCGGGGACCTCGGCGCCCCGAAGGACCAGACCGAGGCGACCCAGCGCTTCCTCGCCGAGACCTACGCGATCACCCACGAGCAGCCGCAGAACCAGCGCAGCCTGCTGGTCATGCCGCCGCGGGACCTGACCGTCAACACCGCCAAGGTGCTGGCCAACGCCCTGCAGACGGCCTCCGACAAGTGGATCAGCCCGGTCAAGCTGGACGCCGTGGCGCAGTCCGCGCCCGACCCGAAGGCCAACACCGGCGTCCCGGCGGCCGCCGACTACCCGAACCAGGTCCGGGCCTCCGAGCTGTCGGCCTCCGACCTCACCGGCACCGCCGACATCCAGTTCGGCCTGGACACGCTGATGCGGGTGCTCACCCTGCCCCAGCGGGTGCGCGGCCCGTTCAGCGCCGCCATGGTCCGCTCGCTCTCCACCGAGTGGCGCACCCAGGCCCCGGCCGGCGCCGCCTACCGCACCGGTGTCACCAAGTACCTGACCGAGCTGACCAACGCCGTCCAGGTGCCGCCGAAGAAGGTGGTCACCCTGGCCGGCAACACCGGCCTGCTCCAGGTCAGCGTCCGCAACGACCTCACCCAGACGGTGACCAACCTGAAGCTGGTGCTCACCTCGACCCAGCCGAACAGACTGCGGGTGGGCAAGGAGGAGGAGCTGGTCCTCCCGGCCTCGCAGAGCGCCACCCTCCGCTTCCAGGCCGAGGCGCACAACAACGGGCCGGTCAACATGACCGCCCAGCTGTGGACCACCGGCCCCAACCCGCGGCCGTACAGCGCCCCCCAGCCGTTCACCGTGGAGGTCACCTCGGTGACCAACGGCGTGCTGTACGTCTTCGCGGGCGCCGGCCTCCTGCTGCTGCTGGCCGCGCTGCGCTTCATGCGCCAGCGCAAGCGGCGCGGCGGTCAGCCGCACGAGGACGGCGACCAGCCGGTCGGGGACGCTCCGGCGACGGGCGGGGCCGCGGCCCGGGTGCCGACCGCGGACGGCACGGACGAGGGCGGGGACGGCACGGACCAGGCCGCCGGCACGGCCGACGGGGACGGACCGGCGGGCGGCGAGACCGGTGACGGTCCTGCGCAGACACCGCGCGGGAGCAGCCCTGATGGCCGGGATCGGGCCTCCAGTGATGAGAAGGTTGGTCCTTGA
- a CDS encoding CCA tRNA nucleotidyltransferase, producing MSEAQALGLQELLRVSPVADEIARRFQAAGHRLALVGGSVRDALLGRLGNDLDFTTDARPQQVLKLVKGWADAVWDVGIAFGTVGARKDTAEGSFLIEITTYRSEAYDRTSRKPEVTYGDTIEQDLVRRDFTVNAMAVDLPGRGFVDPHHGLDDLEARVLRTPATPEESFSDDPLRMMRAARFAAQLDFDPAPEVVAAMTAMAERITIVSAERVQAELNKLLLAKHPVKGLRLLVDTGLADHVLPELPALRLERDEHHRHKDVYEHSLTVLEQAIALEQDGPDLTLRLAALLHDIGKPRTRRFESDGRVSFHHHEVVGAKMTRKRMRDLKYSKELIEDVSRLVELHLRFHGYGGGEWTDSAVRRYVTDAGPLLERLHKLTRSDCTTRNRKKAATLSRTYDSLETRIAELKEQEELDAVRPALDGNQIMELLDLKPGPQVGKAYKHMLELRLEHGPMEHDEAVAALRAWWAEQQQG from the coding sequence CTGAGCGAGGCCCAGGCCCTGGGGCTGCAAGAGTTGCTGCGGGTGTCGCCGGTCGCCGACGAGATCGCCCGCCGTTTCCAGGCGGCCGGCCACCGGCTGGCGCTGGTCGGCGGCTCGGTGCGGGACGCGCTGCTCGGCCGGCTCGGCAACGACCTGGACTTCACCACCGACGCCCGCCCGCAGCAGGTGCTCAAGCTGGTCAAGGGCTGGGCGGACGCGGTCTGGGACGTCGGCATCGCCTTCGGCACGGTCGGCGCCCGCAAGGACACCGCCGAGGGCTCCTTCCTGATCGAGATCACCACCTACCGCTCCGAGGCGTACGACCGCACGTCCCGCAAGCCGGAGGTCACCTACGGCGACACCATCGAGCAGGACCTCGTCCGCCGGGACTTCACGGTCAACGCGATGGCCGTCGACCTGCCCGGCCGCGGCTTCGTCGACCCGCACCACGGCCTGGACGACCTGGAGGCCCGGGTGCTGCGCACCCCCGCCACCCCCGAGGAGTCCTTCTCCGACGACCCGCTGCGGATGATGCGGGCCGCCCGCTTCGCCGCCCAGCTCGACTTCGACCCGGCGCCCGAGGTGGTCGCCGCGATGACCGCGATGGCCGAGCGGATCACCATCGTCTCCGCCGAGCGGGTCCAGGCCGAGCTGAACAAGCTGCTGCTGGCCAAGCACCCGGTGAAGGGCCTGCGGCTGCTGGTCGACACGGGCCTGGCCGACCACGTGCTGCCCGAGCTGCCCGCGCTGCGGCTGGAGCGCGACGAGCACCACCGGCACAAGGACGTCTACGAGCACTCGCTGACCGTCCTGGAGCAGGCCATCGCGCTGGAGCAGGACGGCCCGGACCTCACCCTGCGGCTGGCCGCGCTGCTGCACGACATCGGCAAGCCGCGCACCCGCCGCTTCGAGTCGGACGGCCGGGTCTCCTTCCACCACCACGAGGTGGTCGGCGCCAAGATGACCCGCAAGCGGATGCGCGACCTCAAGTACTCCAAGGAGCTCATCGAGGACGTCTCGCGCCTGGTCGAGCTGCACCTGCGCTTCCACGGCTACGGCGGAGGCGAGTGGACCGACTCCGCGGTGCGCCGCTACGTCACCGACGCCGGGCCGCTGCTGGAGCGCCTGCACAAGCTGACCCGCTCCGACTGCACCACCCGCAACCGCAAGAAGGCGGCCACGCTCTCGCGCACCTACGACTCCCTGGAGACGCGGATCGCCGAGCTGAAGGAGCAGGAGGAGCTGGACGCCGTCCGCCCGGCGCTGGACGGCAACCAGATCATGGAGCTGCTCGACCTCAAGCCGGGTCCGCAGGTCGGCAAGGCGTACAAGCACATGCTCGAACTGCGGCTGGAGCACGGCCCGATGGAGCACGACGAGGCGGTCGCGGCGCTGCGGGCCTGGTGGGCGGAGCAGCAGCAGGGCTGA
- a CDS encoding LppU/SCO3897 family protein translates to MPYGPPPGDGNPYSSGGAYGAPPPPPGQPGPPPPGYGYPSPPPPPEQAYGYQQAAPGYGYGYPPPGPTDGVTCRFCGGYPAVQTTVRGHQGLLVAYRMLRMSGPFCRTCGTATVRDMSARTLVQGWWSLVSWLLTPITLLLNLIPHNKFKQLPPPVPGTHGPQLDPGVPLTRRPHIAMLVVPASLAVTVVLAATGVLGPTKTDNPSDPIIAAPSPAASTFTFTPPPAFPSPTFTLPVVPSITLPPVTTPSDPADGVDSAKAGDCLRNENGTTGATTDTHPKVSVLACTDPKAQYKVVYKYPATSDEKVCEQQPKADSWYTRTYTNLPALNYVLCLKKLK, encoded by the coding sequence ATGCCGTACGGTCCGCCACCCGGCGACGGCAACCCGTACTCCTCCGGCGGCGCCTACGGCGCACCGCCCCCGCCGCCCGGCCAGCCCGGCCCGCCGCCGCCCGGCTACGGCTACCCGAGCCCCCCGCCGCCGCCCGAGCAGGCCTACGGCTACCAGCAGGCCGCGCCCGGCTACGGGTACGGGTACCCGCCGCCGGGCCCGACGGACGGCGTGACCTGCCGGTTCTGCGGCGGCTACCCGGCGGTGCAGACCACCGTCCGCGGCCACCAGGGCCTGCTGGTGGCCTACCGGATGCTGCGGATGTCCGGCCCGTTCTGCCGCACCTGCGGCACGGCCACCGTCCGCGACATGTCCGCCCGGACCCTGGTCCAGGGCTGGTGGAGCCTGGTGTCGTGGCTGCTGACCCCGATCACCCTGCTGCTGAACCTGATACCGCACAACAAGTTCAAGCAGCTGCCGCCGCCCGTCCCGGGCACCCACGGCCCGCAGCTCGACCCGGGCGTGCCGCTGACCCGCCGCCCGCACATCGCCATGCTGGTGGTCCCGGCCTCGCTGGCGGTCACCGTGGTGCTGGCCGCCACCGGGGTGCTCGGCCCGACGAAGACCGACAACCCCTCCGACCCGATCATCGCCGCACCCTCGCCGGCGGCCTCCACCTTCACCTTCACGCCCCCGCCGGCCTTCCCCTCGCCGACCTTCACGCTGCCGGTGGTGCCGAGCATCACCCTGCCGCCGGTCACCACCCCGAGCGACCCGGCCGACGGCGTCGACTCGGCCAAGGCCGGCGATTGCCTGCGCAACGAGAACGGCACCACCGGCGCGACCACGGACACCCACCCCAAGGTCTCGGTGCTGGCCTGCACCGACCCCAAGGCGCAGTACAAGGTGGTCTACAAGTACCCGGCCACCTCCGACGAGAAGGTCTGCGAGCAGCAGCCGAAGGCGGACAGCTGGTACACCCGCACCTACACCAACCTCCCGGCCCTGAACTACGTGCTCTGCCTGAAGAAGCTCAAGTAG
- a CDS encoding LppU/SCO3897 family protein, producing the protein MSTPPNPYGPPPGASPYGAPVPPPAAPYGPPPSYGQPPQPAPPGYGPPPAYGQQPYGQPPHGQSPYGQAPYGQQPPAGPYGHPQPAAPAPAAPAKKLGTKSKLKAVGLVGGGIALAVGYFVAGPSVSSAKPGDCVRVSGSRDVEIVKCTDSKANYRVLSKFEGTTDVNRCKQTPQTTSAVSGKSGRRWNKKRYVLCLGPMTPTTTGVPPVKKS; encoded by the coding sequence ATGAGCACACCACCCAACCCGTACGGGCCGCCGCCCGGCGCATCGCCGTACGGTGCGCCCGTCCCCCCGCCGGCCGCGCCCTACGGACCTCCCCCGTCCTACGGGCAGCCCCCGCAGCCGGCCCCGCCCGGCTACGGGCCACCGCCGGCGTACGGGCAGCAGCCGTACGGCCAACCGCCGCACGGGCAGTCGCCGTACGGGCAGGCACCGTACGGCCAGCAGCCGCCCGCCGGGCCCTACGGCCACCCGCAGCCCGCCGCTCCGGCACCGGCCGCACCCGCGAAGAAGCTCGGCACCAAGTCCAAGCTGAAGGCCGTCGGCCTGGTCGGCGGCGGCATAGCCCTGGCGGTCGGGTACTTCGTCGCCGGGCCGAGCGTCAGCAGCGCCAAGCCCGGCGACTGTGTGCGGGTGAGCGGCTCCCGTGATGTCGAGATCGTCAAGTGCACTGATTCCAAGGCGAATTACCGCGTGCTGTCGAAGTTCGAAGGCACCACCGACGTGAACCGCTGCAAGCAGACCCCGCAGACCACGAGTGCCGTCTCCGGCAAGAGCGGCCGCCGCTGGAACAAGAAGCGGTACGTGCTCTGCCTCGGTCCGATGACGCCCACCACCACCGGCGTCCCGCCGGTGAAGAAGTCCTGA